A genomic stretch from Gallus gallus isolate bGalGal1 chromosome 13, bGalGal1.mat.broiler.GRCg7b, whole genome shotgun sequence includes:
- the ZCCHC10 gene encoding zinc finger CCHC domain-containing protein 10, with amino-acid sequence MATPMHRLIARRQAEANKQHVRCQKCLEFGHWTYECTGKRKYLHRPSRTAQLAKILKEKEKQLLLQQSTGESTAERKTKKKRSKSVTSSSSSSSDSSASDSSSDSDDSSTSSSSDSDSDESSSTSSSSPSSSSTSSSSEFESDSSSSSSSSSSTDSSSDDEPPKKKKKK; translated from the exons ATGGCGACTCCCATGCACCGCCTCATCGCTCGGAGACAGGC GGAGGCAAACAAGCAGCACGTGAGATGTCAAAAATGTTTAGAGTTTGGACATTGGACGTATGAATGcacagggaagagaaaatacCTGCACAGACCTTCAAGGACGGCTCAATTAGcaaaaattctgaaagaaaaagaaaagcaactacTGCTGCAACAAAG CACTGGAGAAAGTACTGCAGAAAGGaagaccaagaaaaaaag atctaAAAGTGTAACAAGTtccagtagcagcagcagtgacagttcGGCTAGTGATTCCTCATCTGACAGTGATGATTCTTCTACCTCTTCTTCTTCTGATAGTGACAGTGATGAGAGCTCCTCTACGTCCTCATCTTCTCCATCCTCGAGTAGTACTTCCTCATCTTCAGAGTTTGAATCAGATTCCAGTTCCTCCAGCAGTAGCAGTAGCAGCACAGACAGTAGTTCTGATGATGAGccaccaaagaaaaagaagaaaaaataa
- the HSPA4 gene encoding heat shock 70 kDa protein 4 — translation MSVVGIDLGFQSCYVAVARAGGIETIANEYSDRSTPSCIAFGPKNRSIGAAAKSQVISNAKNTVQSFKRFHGRAFSDPFVQAEKTSLAYELVQLPTGSTGIKVMYMEEERNFTIEQMTGMLLTKLKETAENALKKPVVDCVVSVPCFYTDAERRSVMDATQIAGLNCLRLINESTAVALAYGIYKQDLPALEEKPRNVVFVDMGHSAYQVSICAFNKGKLKVLATAFDTTLGGRKFDEMLVEYFCEEFGKKYKLDIKSKIRALLRLYQECEKLKKLMSANASDLPMNIECFMNDIDVSGTMNRSKFLEMCDGLLARVEAPLRSVLEQAKLKKEDIYAVEIVGGTTRIPAVKEKISKFFGKEVSTTLNADEAVARGCALQCAILSPAFKVREFSITDLIPYPISLRWNSPAEEGLSDCEVFPKNHAAPFSKVLTFYRKEPFTLEAYYSSPKELPYPDPAIAHFLVQKVTPQTDGSSSKVKVKVRVNIHGIFSVSSASLVEVHKSDENEEPMETDQHAKEEEKMQVDQEEQQKTEEQQQAQAENKAESEEMETSQGDSKDKKVDQPPQAKKAKVKTTTVDLPIENQLVWQIGKDMLNLFIENEGKMIMQDKLEKERNDAKNAVEEYVYDMRDKLCSIYEKFVSEDDRNSFTLKLEDTENWLYEDGEDQPKQIYIDKLTELKALGQPIQARFQESEERPKAFEDLGKQIQQYMKTVHAFKAKDEQYDHLDEADVAKVEKSANEAMEWMNNKLNLQNKRSLTLDPVIKAKDIQAKTKELTSICNPIVTKPKPKVELPKEEQKPTEPNGPVEGQGDGSSGSQTADPSTAPAPAAAEKKLPEMDID, via the exons ATGTCGGTGGTGGGCATCGACCTGGGCTTCCAGAGCTGCTACGTGGCCGTGGCCCGCGCCGGCGGCATCGAGACCATCGCCAACGAATACAGCGACCGCAGCACGCC GTCATGCATAGCCTTTGGACCCAAAAACCGCTCTATTGGTGCTGCAGCTAAAAGCCAG GTTATTTCAAATGCAAAGAATACAGTACAAAGTTTTAAAAGATTTCATGGTCGTGCATTCTCAGATCCCTTTGTTCAAGCTGAAAAAACAAGCCTTGCCTATGAACTTGTCCAGCTGCCAACAGGCTCAACTGGCATCAAG GTTATGTatatggaagaagaaagaaactttACTATTGAACAGATGACTGGAATGCTTCTTACCAAATTAAAAGAGACTGCTGAGAATGCGCTTAAGAAGCCTGTAGTTGACTGTGTTGTTTCT GTTCCCTGTTTCTACACAGATGCAGAGAGGAGATCTGTGATGGATGCCACACAAATTGCTGGTCTCAACTGCCTGAGACTAATAAATGAATCAACTGCAG TTGCCCTTGCATATGGAATCTATAAGCAAGACCTGCCTGCCCTAGAAGAGAAGCCACGGAATGTTGTTTTTGTGGATATGGGGCATTCTGCATATCAAGTTTCTATCTGCGCATTCaataaaggaaaactgaaa gttCTTGCTACAGCGTTTGACACAACACTTGGAGGCAGGAAATTTGATGAAATGTTAGTTGAATACTTCTGTGAagaatttggaaagaaatataAACTAGACATAAAGTCAAAGATTCGTGCATTGCTGAGGCTGTATCAGGaatgtgaaaaactgaaaaaactgATGAGTGCCAATGCCTCTGATCTCCCAATGAACATTGAATGTTTCATGAATGACATAGATGTTTCTGGAACAATGAACAG AAGTAAATTTTTAGAGATGTGTGATGGACTTCTTGCAAGAGTAGAAGCCCCCCTTCGCAGCGTGCTGGAGCAAGCCa agttaaaaaaggaagatatttaTGCAGTAGAAATAGTTGGTGGCACAACAAGAATCCCTGCTGTTAAAGAGAAGATCAGTAAATTTTTTGGCAAAGAAGTCAGTACGACTCTGAACGCAGATGAGGCTGTTGCACGAGGTTGTGCACTGCAG TGTGCTATTTTATCACCGGCATTCAAAGTGAGAGAGTTTTCTATCACAGACTTGATACCATATCCTATTTCTTTGCGATGGAATTCACCAGCAGAAGAAGGGTTAAG tgaCTGTGAGGTCTTTCCCAAGAACCATGCTGCTCCATTTTCTAAGGTCCTCACATTCTACAGAAAAGAGCCGTTCACTCTTGAGGCGTACTACAGTTCTCCCAAGGAACTGCCTTACCCAGATCCTGCTATTG CTCACTTCTTGGTTCAGAAGGTCACTCCTCAAACAGATGGATCCAGTTCGAAAGTGAAAGTCAAAGTTAGAGTAAATATCCATGGTATCTTCAGTGTTTCAAGTGCATCTTTAGTAGAGGTTCATAAATCTGATGAGAATGAAGAGCCTATGGAAACAGATCAGCATGCAAAAGAGGAAGAG AAGATGCAAGTAgaccaggaggagcagcagaagactgaagaacagcagcaggccCAAGCTGAAAATAAGGCAGAGTCTGAAGAAATGGAG ACTTCTCAAGGTGACTCTAAAGACAAGAAAGTGGATCAGCCACCTCAAGCCAAGAAGGCTAAAGTAAAGACTACTACAGTGGACCTTCCCATTGAGAACCAGTTGGTGTGGCAAATAGGAAAAGATATGCTGAACTTATTCATTGAGAATGAG GGTAAAATGATAATGCAGGATAAGCTAGAGAAGGAGAGGAATGATGCAAAGAATGCAGTAGAAGAATACGTGTATGATATGAGAGACAAACTCTGCAGTATTTATGAGAAATTTGTTAGTGAAGAT GATCGAAATAGCTTCACGCTGAAGCTGGAAGATACCGAAAATTGGCTttatgaagatggtgaagacCAACCCAAGCAAATTTACATTGACAAATTAACAGAGCTGAAG gCCTTGGGTCAACCTATTCAGGCGAGATTTCAAGAATCAGAGGAAAGGCCAAAAGCATTTGAGGACTTAGGGAAGCAAATCCAACAGTACATGAAAACTGTTCATGCCTTCAAAGCAAAG GATGAGCAGTATGACCATCTGGATGAAGCAGATGTAGCAAAAGTGGAGAaaagtgcaaatgaagcaaTGGAATGGATGAATAACAAACTCAATCTTCAGAACAAGAGAAGTCTTACTTTGGACCCAGTTATAAAAGCTAAAGACATACAAGCTAAAACTAAA GAATTGACAAGTATTTGCAATCCTATAGttacaaaaccaaaacccaaagtTGAACTCCCAAAGGAGGAGCAGAAACCAACCGAACCGAATGGACCAGTAGAAGGGCAgggagatggcagcagtgggtcCCAGACTGCTGACCCCAGCACTGCACCTGCCCCAGCAGCTGCGGAGAAGAAGCTTCCTGAGATGGACATTGACTAA